One Artemia franciscana chromosome 7, ASM3288406v1, whole genome shotgun sequence DNA segment encodes these proteins:
- the LOC136029305 gene encoding U6 snRNA-associated Sm-like protein LSm2: protein MLFFSFFKSLVGKDVVIELKNDLCICGTLHSVDQYLNLKLTDIAVTDPDKHPHMLSVKNCFIRGSVVRYVQLPADEVDTQLLQDAARKESSKK from the exons atg ttatttttttcatttttcaaatctctGGTTGGAAAAGATGTAGTCATTGAGCTGAAAAATGATCTTTG catATGTGGAACGCTCCACTCTGTAGACCAATATTTAAATCTGAAGCTAACTGATATTGCAGTTACTGATCCAGATAAACATCCACATATG CTTTCCGTTAAGAACTGCTTCATTCGAGGTTCAGTAGTAAGATATGTCCAATTACCAGCTGACGAAGTAGATACACAATTACTACAAGATGCAGCAAGAAAAGAATCGTCcaaaaaatga